The Desulfomicrobium macestii region GCCGTGGGATCGACCACGATGCCATCCGCAGCAGCCGCCACGGGATTGAATACCAGCAGAAATACCAGCGTCAGACATATAAACCGTTGCAGCGCATGCTTCATGAACCGTCCCCGTACCTGGCTCTCAGAAATTGGAACTCAGCGACCAATAGACTTCCCAGTCCCTGTTTTTCAAAAAAGATGGCGCGTCCAAAGGCCGCGCCACACAAAAGTCCGTTTCAAGAATGCCGCCCCGGGAACGCAATCCTAAAGCCGCTCCCTGCAGAACGCCCCGCTCGTACTCATCGTCCCGGTCACGATGGATGAACCCGGCATCGTAACCGGCATAAACTTGCGGATCATTGAATATCGATGAAAACCACTCAGAATGGCCTTGCGGAAGAAGGGACACGGCGATCTCATTGCGTACGTATCCACCGCTGTCCCCGCCCAGACTTTCCAGCTGGAAGCCCCGCACCGTGTATCGTCCGCCCAGATCCAGGCGCTCGGAGTTGTACAGGGTGTCGGGAGACCACTGCACCACGCCCTGTGTGCTGAACGAGACCGGATGCCCTGCAATCTCGAAAGGACGCATCCAGCTGCCCGTCAGGGAGAACTTCTGAAATTCATGTTTGGGGACGCTCCGCTCCGAGAATTCATCCCGCTCGGCCCCAAAGAGGGGCAGCCCAAGGTTGAACTCGCCGCTCAAACCAAGCACGCCGTCGAATATCCGGCGGTGGTGACCTAACGACACGCCCAGAATGGATAAATCGTAGCTGCCGGCCACAAGGCGCTCTTTCTCGATGAAATTGTCGACATCCTTGATAGTGAAGGAAACGCCTGCAGTGGTTTTGCTCTGGCTGCCTCGGTGCACAACCCGGTTCAGATCAAGACCATAAGAGGATGTGCGGCCATCGCTCAAATACTCGGCCCCGCCACCTTCCAGATGCGTGTGGTATTCGGAGACTCCGGCGCTGGCCGTTACGCTCCAGTACCCGAAGGGCACGGTGTAGTATGCTGAAAAGCTGCGGCTTCCGAGACGCGACATGTCCAGAAGCGCCTTGGCGTCGCCGCTCAAATTGAGGGAAAGCATGTCGCTCAGGCCAAGGGGGTTGTCCTTGTCCACGGACGCAAAGGCCTTGATTTCACCCGTGCTTTTTTGACCCGAATTGTCCAGACCGACCCG contains the following coding sequences:
- a CDS encoding ShlB/FhaC/HecB family hemolysin secretion/activation protein — encoded protein: MLEKKPSRIELDQPTPTSESAETDVCVHIDSIVFVGTTLLSHSEKAGLLEPFIGRCLNMTHINELVRAATNLYIKRGYVTTRAFVPAQDLASRRLEIRVIEGEIESISLNDDSPADRRRIAMTFPSGIVGKPLNLRDIEQGMDQLNRLPSGNAQLRIEPGEKVGASRIVVTDQPGKMWRFRVGLDNSGQKSTGEIKAFASVDKDNPLGLSDMLSLNLSGDAKALLDMSRLGSRSFSAYYTVPFGYWSVTASAGVSEYHTHLEGGGAEYLSDGRTSSYGLDLNRVVHRGSQSKTTAGVSFTIKDVDNFIEKERLVAGSYDLSILGVSLGHHRRIFDGVLGLSGEFNLGLPLFGAERDEFSERSVPKHEFQKFSLTGSWMRPFEIAGHPVSFSTQGVVQWSPDTLYNSERLDLGGRYTVRGFQLESLGGDSGGYVRNEIAVSLLPQGHSEWFSSIFNDPQVYAGYDAGFIHRDRDDEYERGVLQGAALGLRSRGGILETDFCVARPLDAPSFLKNRDWEVYWSLSSNF